A single genomic interval of Legionella israelensis harbors:
- the rpoC gene encoding DNA-directed RNA polymerase subunit beta', with product MSDLLGILKQQGQTEEFDAIKIALASPELIRSWSYGEVKKPETINYRTFKPERDGLFCAKTFGPVKDYECLCGKYKRLKHRGVICEKCGVELALAKVRRERMGHIELASPVAHIWFLKSLPSRIGLLLDMTLRDIERVLYFEAFVVVDPGMTELEKGQLLNDEVYLEAMEQYGDEFDARMGAEAIRDLLRDIDLEEEIKTLREELPETTSETKIKKITKRLKLLEAFYESGNKPEWMIMDVLPVLPPDLRPLVPLDGGRFATSDLNDLYRRVINRNNRLKRLLDLNAPDIIVRNEKRMLQESVDALLDNGRRGRAITGTNKRPLKSLADMIKGKQGRFRQNLLGKRVDYSGRSVIVVGPTLRLHQCGLPKKMALELFKPFIFSKLEFRGLATTIKAAKKMVEREEPVVWDILDDVIREHPILLNRAPTLHRLGIQAFEPVLVEGKAIQLHPLVCTAYNADFDGDQMAVHIPLTLEAQLEARSLMMSTNNILSPASGEPIIVPSQDVVLGLYYLTREKINAKGEGKIFVSAQEAQNFYEAGHLDIHAKIKIRMPAENNSEMKYQLVETTVGRAILADILPKGMSFEQINKTMTKKAISKVVDSCYRRFGLKETVIFADQLMYTGFKYATRAGASIGIEDMEIPDDKASIIERADNEVREIESQFRSGLVTNGERYNKVIDIWSRTNELVAKSMMAKIATEEVIDRKGEKIRQESFNPIYMMADSGARGSAAQIRQLAGMRGLMAAPDGSIIETPITANFREGLNVFQYFISTHGARKGLADTALKTANSGYLTRRLVDVSQDVVITELDCGTEEGILMQPLIEGGDIVEPLHERVLGRVVAQDVYLPSEEEPIVKAGTLLDEDWVEHLEKMGIDQVLVRSPINCKTRFGLCAKCYGRDLARGHLVNTGEAVGIIAAQSIGEPGTQLTMRTFHIGGAASRATAANNIQIKNKGIIRLHNIKTVTHENSNLVAVSRSGEVSIVDEYGRERERYKLPYGAVITVQDKAPVEAGQVIATWDPHTHPVISEVSGYLKFVDLIDGITMNRQTDELTGLSNIVVIDAKQRSTAGRDLRPMVKLVTKDGEDIFLAGTNVPAQYYLPVDAIINFEDGSLVGVGDIIARIPQERSKTRDITGGLPRVADLFEARKPKDSAVMAEVSGLINFGKETKGKRRLIITESEENAYEELIPKWRHISVFEGEHVERGEVIADGPLNPHDILRLLGVGALANYIVNEVQDVYRLQGVKINDKHIEVIVRQMLRKRIITDPGDSKFLIGEQIEESVMLQENDKLIENNKQPAEGTPILLGITKASLATESFISAASFQETTRVLTEAAVSGKVDELRGLKENVMVGRLIPAGTGFTYHQGRKAKRARAAGSEHISHTVSASDVEHALSEALNADNSDH from the coding sequence ATGAGTGATTTATTGGGTATTTTAAAACAGCAAGGACAAACTGAAGAATTTGATGCCATTAAAATTGCACTGGCATCTCCTGAGCTAATACGTTCCTGGTCATATGGAGAGGTAAAAAAGCCGGAAACGATTAATTACCGAACCTTTAAGCCAGAGCGCGATGGTCTCTTCTGTGCCAAAACATTTGGCCCGGTGAAAGATTATGAGTGCCTGTGCGGAAAGTATAAACGCTTGAAGCATCGTGGTGTTATCTGCGAAAAATGTGGTGTGGAGTTGGCTCTCGCTAAAGTGCGGCGTGAGCGCATGGGCCATATAGAACTTGCCAGCCCGGTTGCCCACATTTGGTTTCTCAAATCTCTACCGTCAAGAATCGGATTGCTGCTGGACATGACGTTAAGAGACATTGAACGTGTTTTGTATTTTGAAGCGTTCGTTGTTGTTGATCCTGGAATGACTGAGCTTGAAAAAGGTCAATTGCTCAATGATGAAGTCTATCTTGAAGCCATGGAGCAGTATGGCGATGAATTCGACGCAAGAATGGGAGCAGAGGCTATTCGTGATTTGCTTCGAGATATCGATCTGGAAGAAGAGATTAAGACACTTCGTGAGGAATTACCGGAAACCACTTCTGAAACCAAAATCAAAAAAATTACCAAACGACTTAAGCTCTTGGAAGCCTTTTATGAGTCTGGTAATAAACCAGAGTGGATGATCATGGATGTTCTTCCAGTTCTTCCGCCCGATTTACGACCATTGGTTCCTTTAGATGGTGGCCGATTTGCTACTTCTGATTTAAACGATTTATATCGCAGAGTGATTAATCGTAATAATCGGTTAAAGCGACTGCTTGACTTAAATGCCCCTGACATTATCGTAAGAAACGAAAAACGTATGCTTCAGGAGTCTGTTGATGCCCTGCTGGATAATGGACGTCGGGGCAGAGCGATTACCGGGACAAACAAGCGTCCTTTGAAATCCTTGGCTGATATGATCAAGGGTAAACAAGGTCGTTTCAGACAAAATCTTCTGGGTAAACGCGTAGATTATTCAGGCCGTTCCGTTATTGTGGTCGGACCTACATTACGTTTGCATCAGTGCGGCTTACCTAAAAAAATGGCTTTGGAATTGTTTAAACCCTTTATTTTCAGCAAGCTGGAGTTCAGAGGACTTGCAACAACCATTAAAGCTGCGAAAAAAATGGTTGAGCGTGAAGAACCTGTGGTTTGGGATATCCTTGATGATGTTATTCGCGAGCATCCTATTTTGCTAAACCGTGCTCCAACCTTACATCGTTTGGGTATCCAGGCTTTTGAGCCTGTTCTGGTTGAAGGAAAGGCCATTCAACTGCATCCACTGGTGTGTACTGCATACAATGCTGACTTTGATGGTGACCAGATGGCTGTGCATATCCCTCTGACTTTAGAGGCACAGTTGGAAGCTCGTTCGTTAATGATGTCTACAAATAATATTTTATCACCAGCCAGCGGTGAGCCTATTATTGTTCCCAGCCAGGATGTGGTTCTAGGATTATATTATCTGACCCGGGAAAAAATTAATGCCAAGGGTGAAGGTAAAATCTTTGTCAGTGCCCAGGAAGCACAAAATTTCTATGAGGCCGGGCATTTGGATATTCATGCAAAGATAAAAATCCGCATGCCTGCTGAGAACAACAGTGAGATGAAATATCAATTGGTTGAAACCACTGTTGGACGCGCCATACTTGCCGATATCCTGCCAAAAGGAATGTCTTTTGAACAGATTAACAAAACGATGACTAAAAAAGCCATTTCTAAGGTTGTAGACAGTTGTTATCGTCGTTTTGGTCTTAAGGAAACGGTTATTTTTGCTGACCAATTAATGTATACAGGTTTTAAATATGCCACACGAGCTGGTGCTTCCATTGGCATAGAAGATATGGAAATTCCAGATGATAAAGCCAGCATTATCGAGCGAGCTGATAATGAGGTCAGAGAAATTGAATCACAATTTCGCTCAGGATTGGTTACAAATGGTGAACGTTATAATAAAGTCATTGATATTTGGTCAAGAACGAATGAATTAGTTGCAAAATCAATGATGGCTAAAATTGCCACTGAAGAAGTTATTGATCGGAAGGGTGAAAAAATAAGACAGGAATCATTTAATCCAATATACATGATGGCTGACTCAGGTGCCAGAGGTTCAGCCGCCCAGATCAGGCAGTTGGCAGGAATGCGGGGATTAATGGCTGCGCCTGATGGCTCGATTATTGAAACACCTATTACGGCTAATTTCCGCGAGGGTTTGAATGTATTCCAATACTTTATTTCTACCCACGGAGCTAGAAAAGGTCTTGCCGATACAGCTTTAAAAACAGCAAACTCTGGTTATCTGACACGACGTTTAGTCGATGTCTCTCAAGATGTTGTTATTACTGAGTTGGATTGTGGTACAGAAGAAGGTATATTAATGCAGCCACTCATTGAAGGCGGCGATATTGTTGAACCACTTCACGAGAGGGTTTTAGGTCGGGTTGTTGCACAGGATGTTTATCTTCCATCCGAAGAAGAGCCGATTGTCAAAGCAGGAACTTTGCTGGATGAAGATTGGGTAGAACATCTTGAAAAAATGGGTATTGATCAAGTGTTGGTTCGCTCACCGATTAATTGTAAAACTCGATTTGGATTATGTGCCAAGTGCTATGGAAGAGACTTGGCGCGAGGACATTTAGTTAATACCGGTGAGGCTGTTGGAATTATAGCAGCACAATCCATTGGTGAGCCTGGAACTCAGCTCACCATGCGTACATTCCACATTGGAGGCGCAGCTTCAAGAGCAACGGCTGCAAATAATATTCAAATTAAAAATAAAGGAATTATACGCCTGCATAACATCAAAACGGTTACTCATGAAAATAGTAACTTAGTTGCTGTTTCTCGCTCGGGCGAGGTATCTATTGTTGATGAATATGGACGTGAAAGGGAACGTTATAAGCTTCCTTACGGTGCGGTGATTACCGTTCAGGACAAGGCCCCTGTAGAGGCTGGACAAGTTATTGCAACCTGGGATCCTCATACCCATCCAGTTATTTCCGAGGTGAGCGGTTATCTGAAATTTGTAGATTTAATCGATGGCATCACCATGAACCGTCAAACCGATGAATTAACCGGTTTAAGCAATATTGTGGTTATAGATGCTAAACAGCGGAGCACAGCCGGTCGTGATCTACGCCCGATGGTCAAGCTGGTAACTAAAGATGGAGAAGATATATTTCTGGCTGGAACCAATGTTCCTGCGCAATATTATCTGCCTGTGGATGCCATCATTAACTTTGAGGATGGCTCATTGGTTGGCGTAGGTGATATTATTGCACGTATACCACAAGAACGTTCTAAAACCCGTGATATTACCGGAGGTCTGCCGCGTGTTGCTGATCTCTTTGAAGCAAGAAAGCCAAAGGATTCTGCGGTAATGGCAGAAGTATCAGGGCTGATTAATTTTGGTAAAGAAACAAAAGGCAAGCGCAGATTAATTATTACTGAATCTGAAGAAAACGCTTATGAGGAGTTAATACCAAAATGGCGCCATATATCTGTGTTTGAAGGTGAACATGTGGAACGAGGTGAGGTTATCGCTGACGGCCCATTAAATCCACATGACATATTGCGTCTTTTGGGTGTAGGAGCTCTGGCCAACTATATTGTTAATGAAGTTCAAGACGTTTATCGCCTTCAAGGTGTAAAAATTAATGATAAGCATATTGAAGTCATTGTTCGGCAGATGTTACGAAAAAGAATAATTACTGATCCCGGTGATTCAAAATTCCTGATAGGCGAGCAGATAGAAGAAAGTGTCATGTTACAGGAAAATGACAAGCTAATAGAAAACAATAAACAACCAGCAGAAGGCACCCCCATCTTGCTGGGTATTACTAAAGCTTCATTAGCTACAGAATCCTTTATTTCGGCAGCTTCCTTCCAGGAAACAACACGGGTACTGACCGAAGCGGCGGTTAGTGGTAAAGTCGATGAATTACGCGGCTTGAAAGAAAATGTGATGGTAGGGCGTTTGATCCCTGCGGGAACAGGTTTTACTTATCATCAAGGCCGAAAGGCTAAGCGTGCAAGGGCAGCAGGTAGTGAGCACATCTCACATACTGTATCTGCCAGTGATGTTGAGCATGCATTAAGTGAAGCACTTAATGCTGATAACAGCGATCACTGA
- the rpsL gene encoding 30S ribosomal protein S12, producing MATINQLVRKPRVDVKKKSNVPALESCPQRRGVCTRVYTTTPKKPNSAMRKVARVRLTNGYEVTSYIGGEGHNLQEHSVVLIRGGRVKDLPGVRYHTVRGSLDTSGVNERKQGRSKYGTKKPKDKK from the coding sequence ATGGCTACTATTAATCAGTTAGTAAGAAAGCCTCGTGTTGACGTTAAAAAGAAAAGTAACGTTCCTGCACTGGAGTCCTGTCCACAACGACGAGGTGTGTGTACGCGCGTCTACACTACAACACCTAAAAAGCCTAATTCAGCAATGCGTAAGGTGGCTCGTGTAAGGTTAACTAATGGCTATGAAGTGACGTCGTATATTGGTGGAGAAGGACATAACCTTCAAGAGCACTCTGTGGTTCTTATTCGCGGAGGAAGGGTTAAAGATCTTCCTGGTGTGCGCTATCACACCGTTCGTGGGAGTCTTGATACTTCTGGAGTAAATGAACGAAAGCAGGGTCGTTCTAAATATGGTACTAAGAAACCAAAAGATAAAAAATAA
- the rpsG gene encoding 30S ribosomal protein S7 has product MPRRREVPKREILPDPKHNSELLAKFINVLMVNGKKSIAEKIIYGALELMQQRLHKSKKSDDSDSGDAEGGSALKYFETALENVKPTVEVRSRRVGGATYQVPVEVRMDRSIALGMRWIVKAARTRGEKGMMMRLAGELSDAYENKGAAVKKREDTHKMAKANQAFAHFRWN; this is encoded by the coding sequence ATGCCAAGAAGAAGAGAAGTCCCAAAACGGGAAATTTTGCCGGATCCAAAACATAACAGTGAATTGCTTGCTAAGTTCATCAATGTGTTAATGGTCAATGGCAAAAAATCAATTGCGGAAAAAATTATTTATGGTGCATTGGAACTGATGCAGCAGCGCTTGCATAAAAGCAAGAAATCTGACGATTCTGACTCGGGTGACGCTGAAGGTGGAAGTGCATTGAAATACTTTGAAACTGCGCTGGAGAATGTGAAGCCCACGGTTGAGGTCAGATCACGTCGCGTGGGTGGTGCAACATACCAGGTGCCCGTCGAAGTGAGAATGGATCGCAGCATTGCATTGGGAATGCGTTGGATTGTAAAAGCAGCCCGCACACGAGGCGAAAAAGGTATGATGATGCGCTTGGCCGGCGAATTAAGCGATGCTTATGAAAACAAAGGGGCTGCTGTTAAAAAGCGAGAAGATACCCACAAAATGGCAAAAGCTAATCAGGCCTTTGCTCATTTTAGATGGAATTAG
- the fusA gene encoding elongation factor G, which yields MSITPLELYRNIGIAAHVDAGKTTTTERVLFYTGMSHKIGEVHDGAAIMDWMEQEQERGITITSAATTCYWAGMDQQYKRHRINIIDTPGHVDFMIEVERSLRVLDGAIVVFDSVSGVEPQSETVWRQADKYGVPRLVFVNKMDRMGANYLRVVKQIKQRLGANPVVLQLPIGAEDSFEGVIDLIKMKAIYWDEESKGMTFSYKDIPEEMQAQCEEYRAEILEAAAESSEEIMEKYLEGGELTEAEIKTAIRTRTINNEIVPVYCGSAFKNKGVQAVLDGVIDFLPSPLEIPSIRGVDEDGNEIKRKTSYEEPFSALAFKIATDPFVGTLTYIRVYSGILKSGDTVYNPVKGKKERIGRLLQMHSNSREEIKEVRAGDIAAAVGLKTVTTGDTLCDTHHVVTLERMDFPDPVIAVAVEPKTKADQEKMSIALGKLAQEDPSFRVHTDEESGQTIIQGMGELHLEIIVDRMKREFNVEANVGKPQVAYRETIKSRVEQEGKFVRQSGGRGQYGHVWLKIEPQERGAGYEFVNQIVGGVIPKEYIPAVDKGIQEQLQNGVIAGYPVVDVKVTLFDGSFHEVDSSEMAFKIAGSMGVKQGALKANPVLLEPIMAVEVVTPEEYMGDVMGDLNRRRGLVQGMDESPAGKIITAEVPLAEMFGYATDLRSATQGRATYSMEFSKYAEAPTNIAEAIIKKQ from the coding sequence GTGTCAATAACTCCATTAGAATTATATAGAAACATAGGTATTGCAGCACACGTTGATGCTGGAAAAACCACTACAACCGAGCGGGTATTATTTTATACAGGCATGTCACATAAAATTGGTGAGGTTCATGATGGTGCTGCCATCATGGATTGGATGGAGCAGGAGCAAGAGCGCGGCATTACCATTACTTCTGCAGCCACGACCTGTTACTGGGCTGGCATGGATCAGCAATATAAGCGTCATCGCATCAATATTATTGATACACCTGGACACGTCGACTTTATGATTGAAGTTGAACGTTCATTACGAGTATTGGATGGCGCCATAGTGGTTTTTGATTCAGTATCCGGTGTTGAACCCCAGTCTGAAACCGTATGGCGACAAGCTGATAAATATGGTGTGCCAAGACTTGTTTTTGTCAATAAAATGGATCGTATGGGAGCTAATTACCTCCGTGTGGTCAAACAAATTAAACAGAGGCTTGGTGCTAATCCGGTTGTTCTTCAATTACCTATAGGGGCTGAAGATTCTTTTGAGGGGGTTATTGACCTGATTAAAATGAAAGCTATCTATTGGGATGAAGAAAGTAAGGGAATGACTTTTTCATACAAGGATATACCAGAAGAAATGCAGGCGCAATGTGAAGAGTACCGTGCCGAGATTCTTGAAGCCGCTGCAGAATCTTCTGAGGAAATAATGGAAAAATATTTGGAAGGTGGCGAATTAACTGAAGCAGAAATAAAGACGGCCATAAGAACACGTACAATTAACAATGAAATTGTTCCAGTTTATTGCGGATCAGCCTTTAAAAATAAAGGTGTTCAGGCTGTGCTGGACGGGGTCATCGATTTTCTGCCCTCACCATTAGAGATTCCATCCATCAGAGGTGTTGATGAAGATGGAAATGAAATTAAGCGTAAAACCTCCTACGAGGAACCATTCTCTGCCTTGGCATTTAAAATTGCTACCGATCCGTTTGTAGGAACATTAACCTATATACGTGTTTATTCAGGTATCTTGAAAAGTGGCGACACGGTATACAATCCAGTTAAAGGAAAAAAGGAACGAATTGGGCGTCTCTTACAGATGCATTCGAATTCTCGCGAAGAAATTAAAGAGGTTAGGGCAGGAGATATAGCTGCTGCTGTTGGCCTTAAAACAGTTACCACAGGTGATACTCTGTGTGACACACATCATGTGGTTACACTTGAGCGCATGGACTTTCCTGATCCGGTTATTGCTGTGGCTGTTGAGCCTAAAACAAAAGCTGACCAGGAAAAAATGTCTATTGCCCTTGGCAAACTGGCCCAGGAAGATCCTTCCTTCCGTGTTCACACCGATGAGGAGTCTGGTCAAACGATTATTCAAGGAATGGGGGAGCTCCACCTTGAAATTATCGTGGATCGAATGAAAAGAGAGTTTAACGTTGAAGCCAATGTGGGTAAACCACAAGTGGCTTACAGGGAGACGATAAAATCAAGGGTTGAGCAAGAAGGTAAATTTGTACGTCAATCAGGTGGACGAGGCCAATATGGTCATGTATGGCTTAAAATTGAACCTCAAGAGCGAGGTGCTGGTTACGAATTTGTTAATCAGATTGTTGGTGGGGTGATTCCCAAGGAATATATACCGGCTGTAGATAAAGGTATTCAGGAACAATTGCAAAATGGAGTCATTGCTGGATATCCAGTGGTTGATGTGAAAGTTACCTTATTTGATGGCTCCTTCCACGAAGTTGACTCTAGCGAAATGGCATTTAAAATCGCCGGATCTATGGGAGTTAAACAGGGAGCATTAAAAGCCAACCCTGTATTGTTGGAACCCATAATGGCTGTTGAGGTGGTAACCCCCGAAGAATATATGGGTGATGTAATGGGTGATTTAAACAGAAGAAGAGGTCTGGTTCAGGGAATGGACGAGTCTCCTGCTGGAAAAATCATTACCGCAGAGGTGCCTCTTGCCGAAATGTTTGGTTATGCAACTGACTTGCGATCTGCTACTCAGGGAAGAGCTACATATTCAATGGAATTTTCAAAGTATGCAGAAGCGCCTACTAACATAGCTGAAGCAATCATAAAGAAACAATAA
- the tuf gene encoding elongation factor Tu, whose amino-acid sequence MAKEKFERTKTHVNVGTIGHVDHGKTTLTAAITLIMSQKYGGMARAYDQIDAAPEERERGITISTAHVEYESAKRHYAHVDCPGHADYVKNMITGAAQMDGAILVVSAADGPMPQTREHILLSRQVGVPYIVVFLNKADMVDDPELLELVEMEVRDLLSSYEFPGDDIPIVVGSALKALEGDTSEIGIPAIEKLVEVMDSYIPEPERDIDKSFLLPIEDVFSISGRGTVVTGRVESGIIKVGDEVEIVGIRDTQKTTCTGVEMFRKLLDEGRAGDNVGVLLRGTKRDEVERGQVLAKPGTIKPHTKFEAEVYVLSKDEGGRHTPFFNGYRPQFYFRTTDVTGSCELPEGVEMVMPGDNVQMTVNLHSPIAMDEGLRFAIREGGRTVGAGVVAKIIE is encoded by the coding sequence ATGGCGAAGGAAAAATTTGAGCGAACGAAGACGCACGTAAACGTTGGTACTATTGGCCACGTAGACCATGGTAAGACGACGTTGACGGCGGCTATTACATTAATTATGTCGCAGAAGTATGGGGGGATGGCCCGTGCTTATGATCAAATTGATGCGGCTCCAGAAGAGCGTGAGCGAGGGATTACGATATCGACAGCGCACGTTGAATATGAATCAGCCAAGCGTCATTATGCTCATGTAGACTGTCCTGGCCACGCGGATTATGTGAAGAACATGATTACGGGAGCTGCTCAGATGGATGGGGCGATTTTGGTTGTATCTGCTGCGGATGGCCCGATGCCACAGACCCGGGAACATATTTTGTTATCACGCCAGGTAGGTGTTCCGTATATTGTTGTTTTTTTAAACAAGGCGGATATGGTAGATGATCCTGAGTTGCTTGAGTTGGTGGAGATGGAAGTACGTGATTTGTTGAGCAGCTATGAATTTCCAGGGGATGATATACCGATTGTGGTAGGTTCGGCTTTGAAAGCGCTGGAAGGTGATACGAGTGAGATTGGTATACCGGCGATTGAGAAGTTAGTTGAAGTGATGGATTCTTACATACCTGAACCTGAAAGAGACATTGACAAGAGTTTCTTATTGCCGATTGAAGATGTATTTTCGATATCTGGACGAGGAACGGTGGTTACTGGCCGTGTAGAAAGTGGCATTATCAAGGTGGGAGATGAAGTAGAGATTGTAGGCATACGTGATACTCAGAAGACGACGTGTACGGGTGTTGAGATGTTCCGTAAACTTCTGGATGAAGGTCGTGCGGGAGACAACGTAGGTGTATTGCTGCGTGGGACGAAGCGCGATGAGGTTGAAAGGGGCCAGGTATTGGCGAAGCCAGGCACGATTAAGCCGCATACGAAGTTTGAAGCGGAAGTGTATGTTTTGTCGAAAGATGAAGGTGGTCGTCATACTCCGTTTTTTAATGGTTACCGACCTCAATTTTATTTCCGCACGACGGATGTGACAGGTTCATGTGAGCTTCCTGAGGGAGTGGAAATGGTAATGCCGGGTGACAATGTTCAAATGACCGTTAACCTGCATTCACCCATTGCTATGGATGAAGGCTTGCGATTTGCAATTCGCGAGGGTGGTCGTACGGTTGGTGCCGGCGTAGTCGCTAAAATTATCGAGTAA
- the rpsJ gene encoding 30S ribosomal protein S10: MSNNQNIKIRLKSFDHRLIDSSTREIVETAKRTGAQIRGPIPLPIKKEKFTVLISPHVNKDARDQYELRTHKRLVVIVHPTEKTVDALMKLDLAAGVDVQISLDD, encoded by the coding sequence ATGAGTAATAATCAAAATATCAAAATACGATTAAAATCCTTTGATCATCGACTCATTGATTCGTCGACACGAGAGATTGTTGAGACAGCAAAGCGAACGGGTGCTCAAATACGAGGACCTATTCCTTTGCCAATCAAAAAAGAAAAATTTACTGTACTTATATCGCCTCATGTCAATAAAGATGCCAGAGATCAGTATGAGTTGCGTACCCATAAAAGATTGGTCGTTATTGTGCACCCAACTGAGAAAACAGTTGATGCCTTAATGAAACTAGATTTAGCGGCCGGGGTAGATGTTCAAATTAGCCTTGATGATTAA
- the rplC gene encoding 50S ribosomal protein L3: protein MNIGLLGRKIGMTRIYTDNGLSIPVTVVEVVPNRVSQIKKIDTDGYSAVQLTGGKKKANKVSKPMAGHFAKAEIGAGDMLVEYRTDLIEQFKMGQELSVADVFSDGQHVDVSATSKGKGFAGTVKRHNFRTQDATHGNSLSHRVPGSIGQNQTPGRVFKGKKMAGQMGNKRCTVQSLELVRVDNERNLLLIKGAVPGAPGSRVEVKPALKKQARGE, encoded by the coding sequence ATGAATATCGGTTTATTAGGCCGTAAAATCGGGATGACACGAATTTATACGGATAATGGATTATCAATACCAGTAACAGTAGTAGAAGTTGTACCTAACCGCGTGTCTCAAATTAAAAAAATTGACACGGATGGGTATAGTGCTGTGCAGCTAACAGGCGGTAAAAAGAAAGCCAATAAAGTTTCAAAGCCTATGGCTGGTCATTTTGCAAAAGCTGAAATTGGCGCTGGTGATATGCTGGTTGAATATCGCACCGATTTGATTGAGCAATTCAAGATGGGACAAGAACTGAGCGTAGCTGATGTTTTTTCAGACGGTCAACATGTTGACGTATCAGCAACTTCAAAAGGTAAAGGCTTTGCAGGAACTGTAAAACGTCACAATTTCCGTACTCAGGATGCGACACACGGTAATTCATTGTCGCATCGCGTTCCTGGTTCAATTGGTCAAAATCAGACACCGGGACGCGTTTTTAAAGGGAAGAAAATGGCGGGTCAAATGGGTAATAAGCGTTGTACAGTTCAATCTTTGGAGCTTGTGCGCGTCGATAATGAAAGAAATCTTCTCTTGATTAAGGGAGCTGTTCCTGGTGCACCTGGTTCAAGAGTTGAAGTGAAGCCTGCTTTAAAAAAGCAAGCAAGGGGTGAGTAA
- the rplD gene encoding 50S ribosomal protein L4, whose product MEIVTKDTNTQLNLNDAIFAYDYNEGLIHQALTCYLNSTRSGNSAQKTRSEVSGGGRKPWSQKGTGRARAGSIRSPIWRSGGVTFASKKRDYSQKLNKKMYKRALRSIISELNRSGNLIILSDFQCQTHKTKDFIKKMNELKIDNALIIMNEIGEAEYLGSRNLANFDICDVQSVNPFNLLKFENVIVTEAAIKEIEEQLQ is encoded by the coding sequence ATGGAAATAGTAACAAAAGATACAAATACTCAACTGAATCTTAATGATGCAATATTTGCATATGATTATAATGAAGGCTTAATTCATCAAGCTTTGACCTGCTATTTAAATAGTACAAGATCAGGTAACAGCGCCCAGAAAACAAGATCCGAAGTCAGCGGAGGTGGACGAAAGCCTTGGTCTCAAAAAGGTACAGGACGAGCCAGAGCAGGCTCGATAAGAAGCCCAATATGGCGTTCAGGTGGGGTGACTTTTGCTTCAAAAAAACGTGATTATTCGCAAAAATTAAATAAAAAAATGTACAAACGCGCATTGCGTAGTATAATCTCCGAGCTTAACCGCAGCGGAAACCTGATTATATTGAGTGATTTTCAATGTCAAACGCATAAAACAAAAGATTTCATCAAAAAAATGAATGAACTTAAAATTGATAATGCTTTAATCATCATGAATGAAATTGGTGAGGCTGAATACTTGGGTTCAAGAAATCTTGCAAATTTTGATATATGTGATGTTCAGTCAGTTAATCCGTTTAACTTATTAAAATTTGAAAATGTAATAGTTACAGAAGCGGCCATCAAAGAAATTGAGGAGCAATTACAATGA
- the rplW gene encoding 50S ribosomal protein L23: MNSERLLMVLREPHTSEKSTVMADKFKQFTFRVLQTATKKEIKEAVEHLFNVKVKNVTVVNVKGKTKRFRQLSGKRNDWKKAFVTLHADQDIDFTVSE; encoded by the coding sequence ATGAATTCTGAACGATTGCTGATGGTTCTACGCGAACCTCATACATCCGAAAAATCAACGGTAATGGCTGATAAATTTAAGCAGTTTACATTTAGAGTATTACAAACTGCAACGAAAAAAGAAATCAAAGAAGCTGTTGAACATTTATTTAATGTAAAGGTAAAAAACGTAACTGTTGTAAATGTGAAGGGAAAAACTAAGCGATTCAGACAACTAAGCGGAAAACGTAACGATTGGAAAAAAGCTTTTGTTACTTTGCATGCAGATCAAGACATTGACTTTACGGTCAGCGAATAA